GAATTGTATTGTAGTAAGCACCGAAGTGATCACTTAATTTTTCAGCAAAAGCTAATTCTTCGTCATCGTACAATCCAGTGTCATCTTTCTTAGCAGAGAAGTTACCTGTAGCTTTCAATGTACGAATACCCCACTCTTCATCATTAATCATGAAATCAACGAATTGTTGAGCAGCTTTGATTTTCGCATCATCACCATTATCAAATACTGCTGGACCAGCAACTAAGTATTCATATTTTGGTGATTTGTCAACGTTAGGGAATGGTAAGAAACGAGCATTTAAACCTTCAGTATCTTTCCATTGTGCTAATAAACCAGGACTTGCTAAAATAGTTAAGGCTGCTTTACCAGATTTGAAGTATTCTAACGCATCTTTTGCTTCTAAGGCAGCACCTTGTCCAATAATACCTTTAGGTGCTTGTTCTTTAATCCATTCCATCGCTTTAACGCCGGCTTCATTGTTGATGGTATATTCCGTTACGTCATCGTTTGTAATCCATGAACCGAATAAGTTTGAAACGAATGCACGTGGACCTTGGTCACCAGCTGCTGATTTAGAGTAAAGTACTGTCGGAATCATATCTGGATCTTTTTCTTGTACAGCTTCTAAGAATTTTTGGAATTCTTCAACTGTCCAATTACGGTCTTCAGATTTTAATGGTAATAAATCAGTCACACCTAATTTATCAGTGACTTCCGTATTAACTGCCATTAAGAATGGCGCAATCCCTTGTGGATATAAGTATAAGTCGCCATCAAATGAACTTGCCTTAACTGCTGATTCATTTAATTTTGATGTATCAACATCTTTGAATGGTGCTAAATATCCTTTGCTTGCCCAGTCAATAATACGTCCTGGCGCATCATAGATAACATCTGGGTTTGTTTGTGATTGTAAAGCTGTTTCAACTTTGGCTGGACCATCAGTAAAGTCTAATTTTTGATACTCAACTTTAATATGTGGATATTTCTTTTGAAATGCTTCAATCAATGCTTTATCGTATTCTTCAGGTGTTTTAAATTCACTATCACTTGTAAAGTTAGGGAAGTTCCAGAATTTAATTGTTACAGGTTTTTCTTCTGCATGAGCAATTGCTGGAGCAAATTGAGCAGTAATCCCTGATAATAATGATGCTGACATTGCTAAAGCAACTAATTTTTTAAATTTATTAAATTTCATGATGTTAAATCCTCCGTAAAATTGGTATTTTGTAAAATTTCTTGAACTGTTGTTTTCATCTTTGTTGCATAATTGTGGTCTTCCAATAATTTCAGTGTAATCACATCTACCAAATAGAAAAATGGTAATTGTGTATTTACAAACTGCTCATTATTCACGAAACGACTACTATGAACAAATAATACTTCATCTGATAATTTTGCGATTGTACTACCTTTAATACTTGTGATACTAATAGTTGTTGCCTTATTTTGTTTAGCATTTTTTATTGCATGAATCACTTCCTTCGTTTCTCCTGAGTTACTAAAGCCGATAACGACATCGCCTGCTTGCGTAATCGCACTACCGATAATCATCATATGTGAGTCCGACTCTCCAATGGCATTTAAGCCCATACGAGACAAACGTATCGCAAATTCCTTCGCGGTCAGTCCTGAACTCCCCATACCATAAATAACAATCCGATTCGCATTCATAAGTAAGTCAATCACTCGACTGATTTGTTCTTCATCAAGGAGTTCCGCCGTTCGCTCGATTACCCGATTATAATACTGCAAAACAGTATGAAACTCATCTAATTCTTTCGTATCCACTACTGGGGTAGCGCTCGCTTGTAGTTCCATCTTTAATTCGACAAAACTTTCGCAACCAATCTTGCGACAAAAACGTGTAATCGTTGCTGCCGACGTCCCAATTGAGTGGGATAATTCATGGATACTGATGTTTTTTAACTGATGTTGTTCTTGAAGCAAGTAGGTAGCAATTAATCGTTCTTTCGGCGAAAAATTTACAAAGTTTGCTTCAATTTTTTCAACCAAATTCATTGATGCATCCCCTCATCATTAGTGTGCTTCATGTAAATGGTAGTATAAGGCTCCTAACATACCTGCGTTGTTTCCTAACTGTGCCGCTGAAATCTTCGCTGTTAAAAAGCGTTTATCAATGGCGATATCCGATAGACGTTGTTTAAGTGCTGGTAAAATAATCGCTGATTGAGCTAACACTCCGCCTCCCAGAACGATATATTCAGGATTAAGCAAATAATGTATCGTCAATAAACCTTGTGCTAAGCTATCGATAAAAGTATCAAAGACAAAGCGTGCTTTTTCATCCTTATCATTTAATAAGGCAAAAAATTGTTCGCCACTCACTCGATAACCCAACGCCTCTTGTGCATGAGCCAATAATGCGGTAGTCGACGCCATGTCCTGAAACATCCTGCCACCAGGTAATGGTAAATAGCCGACTTCACCTGCCATATACGTCTTACCTTCGTACAAATGTCCATCGATTAATACTGCACCGCCGACACCCGTCCCGATTGTCAGACAAACCATTGACTGCGGTCGACTATCTGGTACAAATCCTTTCCAATACTCACCTAAACAAGCAGCATTGACATCATTAATGACCGTACAGCATCGATTGGTTACAGATTCAACACGCTTCTTAATCGGCGTTCCCGTATATTCTGGAATTGTGTAACCAGCATAAGTGATAGTACCCGACGTTGAATCTACAACACCCGCTGTTGCGACTGCTACACCATCAAAGTCATATTTTGCTTGCATCGTTTGGCAAATCTCAATCACTTGATCCAAAATATAATTCGTAGTATCGGTACAATGTGTTTTAACTCTGTAGGTTTTTGTTAACGCCTCGCCCTGTTCATCTAATAAAGCATATTTGATAAATGTTCCGCCAATATCTATCCCTAGATATGACACACCCTCACCTCCAAGTCATGTTTAACTTGACTGTAACTGCTTAAAATCAGTATACATATTAAACGCTTTCTTGTTTACGGTTTCATTATATCACGAGCGAAAATAAATTTCAACACTTTTTTTTATGAAATTTTGTTTATCGCGTGAAATTTTAACTATAATTTAAAAACACATGATACACATCGTGTGAACGAGGGTGGGATGCCTTGAACCACTGGAGCAGAGGTCGCAGAAGCGCCGTTGCGCTTCAAGAGCTATGCGAAGTGGATGTCAAGCCAACCCGAGCGAACCGGCATACACATAGTACCAACGAATGAGTTCGAGCCAGACCACATTACCCACCCAATAAACACTCAACTATATCGCCGAACATACCAAAAAGCAAAAAGAGCTAGGTACCAACACCTAGCTTCTACCATTAAACTATTCAATCACTTTAACCACAGTACGTCCAACATGAGTCCCCTGTTTCAATTGATTAAGTGCA
The genomic region above belongs to Aerococcaceae bacterium zg-1292 and contains:
- a CDS encoding ROK family protein translates to MSYLGIDIGGTFIKYALLDEQGEALTKTYRVKTHCTDTTNYILDQVIEICQTMQAKYDFDGVAVATAGVVDSTSGTITYAGYTIPEYTGTPIKKRVESVTNRCCTVINDVNAACLGEYWKGFVPDSRPQSMVCLTIGTGVGGAVLIDGHLYEGKTYMAGEVGYLPLPGGRMFQDMASTTALLAHAQEALGYRVSGEQFFALLNDKDEKARFVFDTFIDSLAQGLLTIHYLLNPEYIVLGGGVLAQSAIILPALKQRLSDIAIDKRFLTAKISAAQLGNNAGMLGALYYHLHEAH
- a CDS encoding extracellular solute-binding protein → MKFNKFKKLVALAMSASLLSGITAQFAPAIAHAEEKPVTIKFWNFPNFTSDSEFKTPEEYDKALIEAFQKKYPHIKVEYQKLDFTDGPAKVETALQSQTNPDVIYDAPGRIIDWASKGYLAPFKDVDTSKLNESAVKASSFDGDLYLYPQGIAPFLMAVNTEVTDKLGVTDLLPLKSEDRNWTVEEFQKFLEAVQEKDPDMIPTVLYSKSAAGDQGPRAFVSNLFGSWITNDDVTEYTINNEAGVKAMEWIKEQAPKGIIGQGAALEAKDALEYFKSGKAALTILASPGLLAQWKDTEGLNARFLPFPNVDKSPKYEYLVAGPAVFDNGDDAKIKAAQQFVDFMINDEEWGIRTLKATGNFSAKKDDTGLYDDEELAFAEKLSDHFGAYYNTIPGYARMRPLWFPLLQGVLSGDTENVKEALDAFVKEATDIYKEEAALLSE
- a CDS encoding MurR/RpiR family transcriptional regulator, translated to MNLVEKIEANFVNFSPKERLIATYLLQEQHQLKNISIHELSHSIGTSAATITRFCRKIGCESFVELKMELQASATPVVDTKELDEFHTVLQYYNRVIERTAELLDEEQISRVIDLLMNANRIVIYGMGSSGLTAKEFAIRLSRMGLNAIGESDSHMMIIGSAITQAGDVVIGFSNSGETKEVIHAIKNAKQNKATTISITSIKGSTIAKLSDEVLFVHSSRFVNNEQFVNTQLPFFYLVDVITLKLLEDHNYATKMKTTVQEILQNTNFTEDLTS